Proteins co-encoded in one Clarias gariepinus isolate MV-2021 ecotype Netherlands chromosome 13, CGAR_prim_01v2, whole genome shotgun sequence genomic window:
- the inf2 gene encoding inverted formin-2 isoform X2, whose product MSSDRVQKKWAVLKSHLGSSQDSDTSTQEANLENAEPELCIRLLQVPTVVNYSGLKKRLEGSDETWMVQFLELSGLDLLLEALDRLSGRGCSRITDALLQLTCVNCVKAVMNSSIGIHFIMENEGYVRKLSQALDTSNIMVKKQVFELLAALSMFAIEGYRLALDSLDHYKAVKMQQYRFSVIMNELQNTDNVHYMVTLLSFINALIFSTEDLRQRDKMRKEFIGLQLLDLLPKLR is encoded by the exons ATGTCGTCCGACAGAGTGCAGAAGAAATGGGCGGTATTGAAAAGCCACCTGGGCTCGtctcaggactcagacacaagCACCCAGGAGGCCAACCTAGAGAATGCCGAACCCGAGCTGTGCATCCGTCTGCTGCAGGTACCCACCGTGGTGAACTACTCCGGCCTTAAAAAGCGTCTGGAGGGTAGCGATGAGACATGGATGGTACAGTTTCTGGAGCTGTCAGGCCTCGACTTGCTGTTGGAGGCTCTGGATCGTCTGTCAGGTCGAGGCTGCTCGCGCATCACAGACGCACTGCTCCAGCTCACCTGCGTCAACTGTGTGAAGGCTGTAATGAACTCATCCATAGGGATCCATTTTATCATGGAAAATGAGGGTTACGTTCGTAAGCTCTCACAAG CACTGGATACATCCAATATCATGGTAAAGAAGCAGGTGTTTGAGCTACTGGCTGCTCTCAGCATGTTTGCCATAGAAGGCTACCGATTGGCCCTAGACTCTCTTGACCACTATAAG GCTGTAAAAATGCAGCAGTACCGCTTCAGCGTGATCATGAATGAACTGCAGAACACAGACAACGTGCATTACATGGTGACGCTGCTAAGCTTCATTAACGCGCTGATCTTCAGCACCGAAGACCTGCGCCAAAGGGACAAGATGCGCAAGGAATTCATCG